The DNA segment acacattttattaaatgtgctTGACACAATCTCAGAGCTTTCACCACAAAGTAGGGACATTTTGGGTCAGATGTTGTTCAACAGAATCTGGACACCTACAGAAATAATGCTCTTACTTTGCAGAAGTCCAGCTATCAATTGCCATCAACTCGATTCAGTTCTCCACACAGCACAAACCTACCACCTGGACTGCATCCTCGTTATCTCTGCTCTTATGAATGAAAACCCTTTAAACTTTCTTCTAGAACAAATAAAAAACGACAAGGAAAAAGATGCTGATACAATTGTGAAGGAACTTCATGAAGCAAACTGCCCAGAGAAAGTCTTGGTGCTGCTGAAGGATGTTCTTAGATACATGGAGTCGGAACTCCCAAAACTAGGAACCAAGGAACAAATTACTGAATTGAAAGGAAAGATAAGATCTCTTAATTTTACAAACCTAGATATCAACCTTTTGAAAGACGTATTAATTGGGATGTCAATAGCAGTGCAAGAGTGCTCAACAATCATCACAAAAGACGATATGAAAATTGAAGGCTATTTTCCGAGACTTACACAGCTAGCATCATTGCTTTTGCTTCTTCTGACAGAAAATAAAGGATGTCTCCTAGAGATTGGCACAGGTGAGGGCAAGTCCTGTATCTTAGCCATGTTTGCAACAATTCTGGCTATTCGTGGAACAAAAGTGGACATTGTGACAAGCTCTCCAGTTCTCGCCCTACGAGACCAAGAAGAGTGGAAGAAGTTTTTTGAAATGTTTGGTGTCACCTCATCTGTAGTACCCCCACGTAACTCAAGTGCCTATTCACCAGAGGAACAAGAGGAACGTCTTAAAGATGCTTACAGGCAGCAAATAGTATACGGCACAGTGGGAGCCTTTGCAGCAGACACACTTAAACAGGAATTTGAGAGGAGGGCTACTCGCGGTAAAAGGCAGTTTGAGCTTGTAATAGTGGATGAAGTGGACTATATGACCTTGGACAATGGAGTTCAAGTAACATTCTTGTCTCATGAATCTAGTGGATTTAGGCATGTGGAGCAAGTTCTTTCCAACATATGGACCATGATATCTAGTTGCCAACCAATTGAAATGCTTGAAACAGGAGAGGTAAAATGGGCCACAAGGATACAACACTTTCATAAAGCCACAACGGCAGCCATTATGGGACTAGAAACATCTGAGAACTTTTCTGCAAATGAGATCTTGTTGCCCGGAGTCACTTTGGGATTCTACACCCACGAAGATATTGAAATGATACATCAAGCTGAGAGTAAGAAAGAAAATGAAGGTGATGGGAATGAGGACAGAATGTCCACAGCACTGTCTGAAGTCATGAAAAAACTTGGAGTTTTACAACAGTACGATCTCTTGGGTATATTTGAGGAGGTCTTGGAAAACACTGTGGTTTTTAAGTGCTATTCTTTAGAGAACAAGAAAGCCAAATGTTTTGAAGCTCAGGAAAAACAAGGTGACCTTAAAGTTGAAATGCTACTGCTGGAAGGAGGACTGGCATGTGAAATTATGTCTGAGAAACTGCTCATTGATGCAACTGTAAGCACAATAAAGTCATCTATCAAGTTCTCAGATAACCTCCAGACAGCCAAACAATCCAACAACTTCATTATCATCCCTGTTTTCTTGAAAAGCTACGTTGAGAATCAGTTACCGGTGTTTGTCAAGAATGCACTAAAGGCTGTTGAGATGACGCGTGGCAGAGAATACATGATCGACACCTCGCCGGCTGCTGAAAGAGACATCGCCAACAGTCAAGACAGAGACAAGTATAATGCAGTAATTCCAGTTGACTTCAAAGCGAGCGGTGTGCTGGAGAAAAACAAGAAGTGGGGTAATGGTCTGCAACAATTTTTAGAGTTCAAGCACCAACTTGCAATTTCACCGTTATCCAATGTGACAAATTACTTGTcaaatttccattattttaaaaGGTACCTCAGCGGGAGAGGTATATTTGGTGTTTCTGGTACATTAGGAGGTAAAGCAGATCAGGACTTTCTGGCAAAACACTATAAAGCAACAAGCTACATTGTACCTGCACATCGTCATAAAAGGGTGGTGGAGCTTCCAGTCATCCAGGTGAAAGGTGGAAATCACCAATGGATCCAGACTATTTGTGAAACTTCATGGAAAGTAGCAGAGAGAGGACAAGTTGTCTTGGTAATTTGCGAAGATGTTAAAACAGCAGATGAACTCAGatataaaacacaacataaaagcAGATTTAAGGCAGAACAGATTACTCTGTATACAATCAGTGAGAAGCACAACATTGAAAGAGAGAAATTCTGTGCAGGCAGAATCATCATTGCTACAAATCTCGGAGGACGAGGGACAGACATAAAGGTTGATGAAAGTGTGAATAAGTGTGGTGGTCTTTTTGTTCTTCTTACTCATTTTCCACACAACCGAAGAGTTGAGAAACAAATATTTGGTCGTACGTCTCGAAAAGGCAATCCGGGGATGGTCCAGATGGTTTTGAACTGTGATCATCTCGCACCCGCTTACCAAGGTCAGTCTGTAGAAATCATGCGCCAGCTAAGAGAGGATTATGAAATTAAACGAATCCAAGACATGGAAAGTGATGAGCTGGTTGAGATAAACTTAAAGGAAAATCTGTTCTCCGGGTTTTGTAAATTGCTGAAAGACTTAGATGGGCATTactcagagaaagaaaaactggATCCCATGCAAATGCAGCTCAATGATATTCCTGATTGCTTTAAACATCATCAGCCTAAGTTTGATTATCAGCCTGCCATCAATGCTTTGAAAGAATCTTGGGCCTTGTGGTTAACCCTTCATGAGGATCACATCAATAGGCATGATGACTTCGGACAGCTTGAAGCAGACCTAATCAGGACAATAAATGAAACAAGTGGAAAGCTGCTGCGAGGGGAATGTGATAATTTCTATGATCACGTCAAACAGGCAATTGTTAGAACTGAACTACACTGCCGTGAAAAATCCAAAAATGATTATGGAGCTAAATCCTGTTGGCAAAAAGTTGCAAATGCTGACCCACACTACAGGGCTGTGGCACTGTATAACCAGGCGTACATCACTATTAACCTTGGTAAAGGTAACTATAAAGCAGATGCTATGAACATGCTGAAAGACGCAAAGAAATCCATTGACGTCTACATCTCAGATGTCTCAAACACAATGGTCTCATGTAACTTATCAGTCACTGGAAACAAAGATCAGAGCACAGAGAGCAACAACTTTCAGAGTCAAATGGAGGCCAGAATGAACATCTTTAAGTCTTGGATGACATACATTGATAATGCATTGATTAAACTTAAAGAGCTAGAAAAAGATGACAGTGATGCCATTACAGAGGACTGTTCAGTCTACATGCTGTCCGAAAAAAAGAACTTCATCATCACTAATGAGCTGAGATCCTTATACGACTATGGCCTCGgtgttgtttttgaggtgaaAAAGAAGCCCAAGTTTTGCATAGATGCTTTGATATGTCTCATACTCGGCGTGGTACAGGTTCTTGCTGGGTTCCTTGTTTGCGCGCTGACACTTGGAACAGCTACCCAGTTTGGATTGGGCCTGATTTCAGAAGGAGTGTCTGACATGTTCAGTGGAATAGAGGGGATGATAAAGGGTTCATTCGATTGGGCGTCATGGGCAATATCTAAGAGTATCAGCATTGGGCTTTCTTTGATAACGGCTGGCTTTAGCAACATCAAGAAAGCAGTTACCTCAGtgtttaaagtgacaaaaagtctCCTCAATGGAACAAAATCTTTTTCTTCTGTTGCATCTGAATTCATCAAATCAGGAAAGGCAATGTTTACTTCATTCAAAGGAGGCGTTCAGTCTGGTTTATCATCTGTCAGTAAAGAATCTTTTAAATCTGCGATGAAAAACATGACATCATCTACAGTGCTTAAACAGAACTTCAAATCTGCAACAAAATATGCAGTCCAGGAAATCGGAAAACAGTCTGTGCTCACTGCCATGAACTACGCAATGGATAAAGCACTTCAGGAAGTCTTTAAGAAGATTTTACAAAGCTGCTTTGAGAATGTTGTTACTTCATCGGTGAAGCAGAGCAGTAAACTCGATCAGGCTCTTGTGGAGTTTATCAGCTCAGGCATTCCGAAAGCTGCATTGAAAAAAGAGAATTTCAAGTTTGACCAGGCTTATgagaagcaaataaaaaaaacagttggtaTGCTCTGTGAAGTGGTAATTCCTGACCTGATACTGGACTGTACCACAGCACAGGATGTTATCAGCAAACTCTCTGAGGTGTGTGAAAAAGCAGAAGAGCTTATGAATAAAGCCAAACTGTCAGGAGTGTACGAAATGACAAAGCTGGCTCTGAAAGTAGCTGAGTGCTCAGCAGGTCTTACTCAAATATTGGGTGCCATACCAACAGAAGAGATAATACAACAGAAATTTGTTCCTGAATTATTGGAGAACATCAGTGAGCTTcagaatgaaatgacaaaatatgaCCAAGATGGACAACACAATTTACATGATGTACAGCGCCTTAAAGGTGAACTTCTACAGACTATCGCCCAGAAGGTGTCTGACCAATTCATCAGTTCCTGCTCTGAACATATATCTTCTTTAATGACAAGCACATTTAAAAGTCATTTGAACAGTGCTGCAGGAAAGGCGCTGGACCACGTCATGCACAGACATAAAACTCAGCG comes from the Cyprinus carpio isolate SPL01 chromosome B4, ASM1834038v1, whole genome shotgun sequence genome and includes:
- the LOC122137236 gene encoding uncharacterized protein LOC122137236 — translated: MYNSAPQYRRIGPHSTISCCRTSYEEALAIHRYIYIRYKNHSWNSFSYEFNTHKRKGDTSFILKETLDRSQIQLDCTSEGSTHYCPNYGKIEQDEKQRQQEEERRRLERLEREQRIQQELDRESELSRRKLSRATERLREKQSFRGHEKHHERTQVLQQQIEDDAAAIEWNEVIIVEEKFKDLLLKYQIAEDKEIQHYQIWSRIKILLNELAVQYCRENNLSLWSQFTFDQAVRYNELSLTEKLTVLEASLQFIMHSSTEDAKDDEDQPLGWEKKYDFFLGLVEQLHATSPTLAEHILLNVLDTISELSPQSRDILGQMLFNRIWTPTEIMLLLCRSPAINCHQLDSVLHTAQTYHLDCILVISALMNENPLNFLLEQIKNDKEKDADTIVKELHEANCPEKVLVLLKDVLRYMESELPKLGTKEQITELKGKIRSLNFTNLDINLLKDVLIGMSIAVQECSTIITKDDMKIEGYFPRLTQLASLLLLLLTENKGCLLEIGTGEGKSCILAMFATILAIRGTKVDIVTSSPVLALRDQEEWKKFFEMFGVTSSVVPPRNSSAYSPEEQEERLKDAYRQQIVYGTVGAFAADTLKQEFERRATRGKRQFELVIVDEVDYMTLDNGVQVTFLSHESSGFRHVEQVLSNIWTMISSCQPIEMLETGEVKWATRIQHFHKATTAAIMGLETSENFSANEILLPGVTLGFYTHEDIEMIHQAESKKENEGDGNEDRMSTALSEVMKKLGVLQQYDLLGIFEEVLENTVVFKCYSLENKKAKCFEAQEKQGDLKVEMLLLEGGLACEIMSEKLLIDATVSTIKSSIKFSDNLQTAKQSNNFIIIPVFLKSYVENQLPVFVKNALKAVEMTRGREYMIDTSPAAERDIANSQDRDKYNAVIPVDFKASGVLEKNKKWGNGLQQFLEFKHQLAISPLSNVTNYLSNFHYFKRYLSGRGIFGVSGTLGGKADQDFLAKHYKATSYIVPAHRHKRVVELPVIQVKGGNHQWIQTICETSWKVAERGQVVLVICEDVKTADELRYKTQHKSRFKDEGQT
- the LOC122137151 gene encoding uncharacterized protein LOC122137151 → MVQMVLNCDHLAPAYQGQSVEIMRQLREDYEIKRIQDMESDELVEINLKENLFSGFCKLLKDLDGHYSEKEKLDPMQMQLNDIPDCFKHHQPKFDYQPAINALKESWALWLTLHEDHINRHDDFGQLEADLIRTINETSGKLLRGECDNFYDHVKQAIVRTELHCREKSKNDYGAKSCWQKVANADPHYRAVALYNQAYITINLGKGNYKADAMNMLKDAKKSIDVYISDVSNTMVSCNLSVTGNKDQSTESNNFQSQMEARMNIFKSWMTYIDNALIKLKELEKDDSDAITEDCSVYMLSEKKNFIITNELRSLYDYGLGVVFEVKKKPKFCIDALICLILGVVQVLAGFLVCALTLGTATQFGLGLISEGVSDMFSGIEGMIKGSFDWASWAISKSISIGLSLITAGFSNIKKAVTSVFKVTKSLLNGTKSFSSVASEFIKSGKAMFTSFKGGVQSGLSSVSKESFKSAMKNMTSSTVLKQNFKSATKYAVQEIGKQSVLTAMNYAMDKALQEVFKKILQSCFENVVTSSVKQSSKLDQALVEFISSGIPKAALKKENFKFDQAYEKQIKKTVGMLCEVVIPDLILDCTTAQDVISKLSEVCEKAEELMNKAKLSGVYEMTKLALKVAECSAGLTQILGAIPTEEIIQQKFVPELLENISELQNEMTKYDQDGQHNLHDVQRLKGELLQTIAQKVSDQFISSCSEHISSLMTSTFKSHLNSAAGKALDHVMHRHKTQRFFDDQREKHNKRSASHKEVEQLSDEDKTELKQYTEDMCKADQPTTALDVYVLTKSNLLGGKGIELTVVDENGKQLTVERYSGTNKSAGDIKLRLTKPAKSIHPSQADTELYSGRFDIVQDDDRIVSVNSDHQNALYHAVAQATGSETKDLNVEALMLRKKVKNEIQTNLELYTPLLILQRGYDFCHKNPCKYSITGGSIKKTDVALQKYLQSVKFIRSGERILIKMYHLGFVGEYKSVVSARRSSKNTTGTLNTSHIPPKDSIRLAASVIDNPNSVSELKNKNLPLYKLINSIKTDNNGWNLIAMEVLGQDHRRALTTGPSSRSQTARKLLADTIISGDVELLLKRCMILHHPLTSQKLREALGEGIPFQCHILSDEGIQGYYKAGYRNLVSEYSRMGILDQNLCERLDEWVTQDQHEDTNTAEYSQVLQGLKC